Proteins co-encoded in one Syngnathoides biaculeatus isolate LvHL_M chromosome 22, ASM1980259v1, whole genome shotgun sequence genomic window:
- the aatkb gene encoding serine/threonine-protein kinase LMTK1 isoform X1 gives MEMRKMLTALTCAALWSRAAAAGPGGAASADRPSAWPWVSSAWASASAGAGLLFLLLACACCKKGGGGGGAPFKELRNIADGEGYRAHASAPPSPASRSGPDVYVLPLAETAPPTARRPKWADLSRQSLLYLKEIGNGWFGKARPLLERNKRKETKSADEFPAARPEAFAVLVTSSVECLQADNIFFFSSIPVFHTHPHPCYLRDRVLLGEVTENLRTSQVVVKELKASANVKEQMRFLQEAQPYRVLQHSALLQCLAQCTDFSPFLLVMEFCPLGDVKAYLRSSKPEDGGGGVPEPLTLQRMACDIASGLKHLHVHNFTHSDLALRNCLLTADVTVKIGDYGLSHAKYKDDYVVTPEQTLVPLRWIAPELVDGLHGKLLVAEQTRRSNIWSLGVTIWELLELGKQPYSHYSDQQVLSYVVREQQLRLAKPTLQVPLAERWYEVMQFCWLPPDQRPNAEEVHLLLSYLCAKGASEAEEDFERRWNSMRPGAGRNIRRGPPLTTPTEPLPPVSSFPLLRQFSPADGYRGESGDDVLTVTETSRGLNFEYRWEQARAEESYRGPDPSSALSCDDRREVFYPPVGIVGGCPLESLNNDASPSYYQPKHLHAPGVVPVFSAHSPSVNSEFYIRIEEPADRNTEPDYTLCSYSPDYQSGGSFFTGSADSGDCMVCPSQAQNCDGYWSADIHNVVDVYDSNDSSPAISLTMEPLLGQACDNSPLRPWESSHYVSYKDRDGGYYYEHSPPVDLEHYLMGGEPASDHLQESWGSRSLRQALGELENPAGIPPSRNSPSEQVYRDSYLDLDTSHSSVIGRSVTGGYYDMMGSLRKTMPSHSGHGSVSINMETERALFVGRRGSDSGEDEDEDIFLEGHTCNTWPSKHRHRSAGNQRRASQSWRQDTYVDIHYTMPSTDIEDSWPEDLGLQYHSLPKGVSYVETRQAKDNRSCLSRHPAVVSPDRCDALVYLCHQSDSRAAPPRDYCHSHLVDPLTGSLVSSNYGYNRNKVTDDPNSDETINLSPAPGGPVVCKPASIKPAGGRGEQYVDLRPDEVKKQDVITEHPLVTTPDVEETIQSPAPPADNTNVTVIPTDLQSETSQLGDSGLDQGGSSVSLTDILDCSDNEDDDEVTGDIADITSGTFADEPGEQNASPSVELLHKEVGMPDSIECVDPPSVTGSREGSGPTSRPSCSPKATDSGYDTENNESPEFVPKELHEAKDQAVSHTDLGVAAQEQEGSCEDSSSKSSDHTFSPLSPETPYRDSAYFSDYENERQMRNEKEEVHRAGEGCETEDEEALKDIPGREHGERRLPELSGTFRAEDCDHDDLLDGSRAECGLDEWPSQEESSSLGDWAAEVVGAMEKALDALNGEYQSTGIAEDKEIVHNKPSGPELLHILPKDEVALQHALNSRRSSSSSLPEDRGPPPDGEEADKEDGDSDDSDASDEELRRFGVREEESEDECHPVPVVVSDDSRARTLRGLLKAPAVLKIREELEREKRNVSFFGDVTVYLFDQESPTKELSAHGLPLAVEGPSGKSPERVGASDDSSDGNVSEESVGFEWEEDFPLLPLPTSSPAAAAAARPQETESAAPFSRFTVSPSGASRFSITHISDSDVDSAGGSGEEGERE, from the exons ATGGAGATGCGGAAGATGCTGACGGCGCTGACGTGCGCCGCGCTCTGGAgccgcgccgccgccgcgggCCCAG gcgGCGCCGCGTCCGCGGATCGGCCGTCGGCTTGGCCGTGGGTGTCGTCGGCGTGGGCGTCGGCCTCCGCCGGGGCGgggctcctcttcctcctgctggcCTGCGCCTGCTGCAAgaagggcggcggcggcggcggggcgcCGTTCAAG GAATTGCGTAACATCGCCGATGGCGAAGGGTACCGCGCGCACGCCTCCGCGCCGCCCTCGCCCGCCTCGCGCTCCGGCCCGGACGTCTACGTCCTGCCCCTCGCCGAGACGGCGCCGCCGACGG CGCGCCGCCCGAAATGGGCCGACCTGAGCCGCCAGAGTCTGCTCTACCTGAAGGAAATCGGGAACGGATGGTTCGGGAAG gccAGGCCGCTTTTGGaaaggaacaaaagaaaagaaacgaaAAGCGCAGACGAATTTCCAGCAGCACGGCCGGAAGCCTTTGCAGTCCTAGTCACGTCATCTGTCGAATGTTTACAAGCAGataacatcttcttcttctcctccatccCGGTTTTCCACACTCATCCACATCCGTGTTATCTTCGTGACCGG GTTCTTCTGGGGGAGGTGACTGAGAACCTGAGAACCAGTCAGGTGGTGGTCAAGGAGCTGAAGGCCAGCGCCAACGTCAAGGAACAAATGCGCTTCCTGCAGGAAGCGCAACCCTACCG GGTGCTGCAGCATTCAGCTCTGCTGCAGTGTCTGGCCCAGTGTACCGACTTCTCGCCTTTCCTGCTGGTCATGGAGTTCTGTCCGCTG GGCGACGTGAAGGCTTACCTGAGGAGCAGCAAGCCCgaagacggcggcggcggcgtccccGAGCCGCTGACCCTCCAAAGGATGGCCTGCGACATCGCCTCAGGACTCAAACACCTGCACGTGCACAACTTCACCCACAG CGACCTGGCTTTGAGGAACTGCCTGCTGACCGCTGACGTCACCGTGAAGATTGGGGACTACGGATTGTCCCACGCCAAGTACAAG GACGACTACGTGGTCACGCCCGAGCAAACGTTGGTGCCGCTTCGGTGGATCGCCCCCGAGCTGGTGGACGGCTTGCACGGAAAACTGCTGGTGGCCGAGCAGACCCGACGGAGCAACATCTG GTCTCTGGGGGTGACCATCTGGGAGCTGCTGGAGCTGGGAAAGCAACCCTACAGCCATTACTCCGACCAGCAAGTCCTGTCCTATGTCGTGAGGGAGCAGCAGCTGCGACTGGCCAAGCCCACGCTCCAAGTTCCTCTGGCTGAACGCTG GTACGAGGTGATGCAGTTCTGCTGGCTCCCGCCTGATCAGAGGCCCAATGCCGAGGAAGTGCACTTGCTGTTGAGCTATCTCTGCGCTAAGGGGGCCAGTGAAGCCGAGGAGGACTTCGAGAGGCGCTGGAACTCCATGCGTCCCGGTGCCGGACGCAACATCCGCCGCGGTCCGCCTCTGACGACTCCCACGGAACCCTTGCCCCCTGTGTCGTCTTTCCCTCTCCTCCGGCAGTTCTCGCCTGCCGACGGCTACCGCGGCGAGTCCGGGGATGACGTTTTGACCGTCACCGAGACTAGCCGCGGCCTGAACTTTGAGTACAGGTGGGAGCAGGCTAGGGCGGAGGAGTCCTACAGAGGCCCGGACCCCTCAAGTGCCCTCAGTTGTGACGACCGTCGCGAAGTGTTCTATCCTCCCGTGGGCATTGTGGGAGGCTGCCCCTTGGAGAGCCTGAACAATGACGCTTCTCCTTCTTACTATCAGCCAAAACATCTCCACGCTCCAGGTGTAGTTCCTGTCTTCAGTGCCCACAGCCCATCAGTCAACAGTGAATTCTATATCCGCATCGAAGAACCAGCGGACCGTAACACCGAGCCCGACTACACACTTTGCTCTTACAGCCCGGATTACCAGAGCGGCGGGAGCTTCTTTACTGGGAGCGCCGACTCTGGCGACTGCATGGTCTGTCCGTCACaggctcagaactgtgacggcTACTGGTCAGCAGATATCCACAACGTTGTTGATGTTTATGACTCCAATGACTCGAGTCCTGCCATCTCCCTAACAATGGAGCCCCTCTTAGGACAGGCATGTGACAACAGTCCCCTCCGACCCTGGGAGTCCAGTCACTACGTGTCCTACAAAGACCGAGACGGAGGTTACTATTACGAGCACTCTCCGCCTGTGGACTTAGAACACTATCTAATGGGAGGTGAGCCGGCCAGTGATCATCTGCAAGAAAGTTGGGGGTCAAGGAGCCTTCGACAGGCGTTGGGCGAGCTGGAGAACCCGGCGGGAATACCCCCTTCCCGTAACAGTCCGTCCGAACAGGTCTACAGAGACTCATACCTGGACCTGGACACGAGTCATTCCTCCGTCATCGGTAGGAGTGTGACCGGAGGCTACTACGACATGATGGGCTCCCTGAGGAAGACCATGCCGAGTCACAGCGGGCACGGCTCGGTCAGCATTAACATGGAGACGGAGAGGGCGCTCTTCGTGGGGCGCAGGGGGAGCGATTCGggggaggatgaggatgaggacatATTCCTGGAGGGGCACACGTGCAACACTTGGCCTTCAAAACATCGCCACAGAAGCGCCGGCAATCAAAGACGAGCGAGTCAGAGTTGGAGACAAGATACGTATGTGGACATTCACTACACCATGCCGAGTACGGACATTGAAGACTCCTGGCCGGAGGACCTCGGCCTGCAATACCACAGCCTGCCCAAGGGTGTCAGCTACGTGGAAACCCGCCAGGCTAAAGACAATAGGAGCTGTCTGAGTCGACACCCTGCCGTGGTGTCCCCGGACCGCTGCGATGCTTTGGTGTACTTGTGCCACCAGAGCGACAGCCGCGCGGCGCCGCCGAGAGACTACTGCCACTCGCACTTGGTCGACCCTCTCACTGGCTCGCTGGTGAGTAGCAACTACGGCTACAACCGCAACAAAGTCACGGACGACCCGAACAGTGACGAGACGATCAATCTCTCACCGGCGCCGGGAGGTCCAGTCGTGTGCAAACCTGCCTCGATCAAGCCCGCCGGTGGCAGAGGAGAGCAATACGTGGATCTTAGACCGGATGAAGTGAAGAAGCAAGATGTCATCACAGAACATCCTCTCGTAACCACGCCCGACGTGGAAGAGACGATCCAGAGTCCGGCGCCGCCCGCAGACAACACGAACGTGACGGTGATCCCCACGGATCTGCAGTCGGAGACAAGTCAACTAGGAGATAGCGGTCTAGACCAAGGCGGCTCCAGCGTCAGTCTGACAGACATCCTCGACTGCAGCGACAACGAAGATGACGACGAAGTCACCGGCGACATCGCTGATATCACGTCAGGAACCTTTGCAGACGAGCCCGGCGAACAGAACGCTTCTCCTTCCGTCGAGTTGCTCCACAAGGAGGTAGGAATGCCGGATTCCATCGAGTGTGTGGATCCGCCGTCTGTTACCGGGTCTCGCGAGGGCTCCGGCCCCACCTCACGCCCGTCCTGTTCTCCAAAAGCCACCGACAGCGGCTATGACACAGAAAATAATGAGAGTCCAGAGTTTGTCCCAAAAGAACTTCACGAAGCCAAAGACCAAGCTGTGTCTCACACGGACCTTGGTGTTGCTGCCCAGGAGCAGGAAGGATCTTGTGAAGACTCGTCATCAAAGTCATCCGACCACACCTTCTCGCCACTGAGCCCGGAGACGCCGTACAGAGACTCAGCTTACTTCTCTGACTACGAGAACGAACGCCAGATGAGGAACGAAAAAGAGGAAGTGCATCGGGCAGGAGAGGGTTGTGAGACTGAAGATGAAGAAGCACTGAAAGATATCCCAGGAAGGGAACACGGAGAACGTCGTTTGCCAGAACTGAGCGGAACATTCCGAGCAGAAGACTGTGATCATGACGACTTGTTGGACGGTTCGAGGGCAGAATGTGGTCTGGATGAGTGGCCTTCTCAGGAGGAGAGCTCGTCTCTTGGAGACTGGGCAGCAGAGGTGGTGGGAGCCATGGAGAAGGCTCTGGATGCCCTGAATGGAGAATATCAGTCCACCGGCATCGCAGAGGACAAAGAAATAGTTCATAACAAACCATCGGGGCCGGAGCTGTTGCACATCTTACCGAAGGATGAGGTGGCCTTGCAGCACGCCCTTAATTCCAGAAGGTCATCCTCGTCTTCTTTGCCAGAAGACCGAGGTCCTCCTCcggacggggaggaggcggacaAAGAGGACGGCGACTCGGACGACAGCGACGCGTCCGACGAGGAGCTGCGGCGCTTCGGCGTCCGGGAGGAGGAGAGCGAAGACGAGTGCCACCCGGTGCCCGTCGTGGTGAGCGACGACAGCCGGGCCCGCACCCTGCGAGGCCTCCTCAAAGCGCCCGCCGTGCTGAAGATACGGGAGGAACTAGAACGCGAGAAGAGGAACGTGTCCTTCTTCGGTGACGTCACCGTCTACCTCTTTGATCAG GAGAGTCCCACCAAGGAGCTGAGCGCACACGGACTCCCTCTGGCCGTAGAAGGTCCAAGCGGCAAATCTCCCGAGAGGGTCGGCGCGTCTGACGACTCCTCAGACGGAAACGTCTCAGAAGAGA GTGTAGGCTTCGAGTGGGAGGAAGACTTCCCTCTGCTCCCGCTGCCGACGTCctcgcccgcc